One part of the Drosophila teissieri strain GT53w chromosome 3R, Prin_Dtei_1.1, whole genome shotgun sequence genome encodes these proteins:
- the LOC122621378 gene encoding synaptic vesicle glycoprotein 2B, which produces MSSESGQQDVESKPKSVGSPSAGHEYEDVLQIIGFGRVQWIVLLAAGLLLMMVINETMGMSYITIVSQCDFEMNSMDKAVMSAASFIGIFCSSYFWGYLSDTIGRRPVLIYTTIAGNFLSLCSTVIPNYWLYVFIRFGVGFFIAGASSTTYAYLGEFFTPRHRPIAINYASLFVGISTVYVPATAWLILSMDWSVSVTDGFALRPWRLLTIFYLLPGVVGTLMLWSLPESPKILMSLHKTEEAFAAVDWIAVTNSGKHLHEFKVHKLKTEDNANGENILLISKSAFTTIKKMWKETLPLLRRPHLLNFVISCTIMCGLFFSSSGMGLWYPEIQNRLGSNTAEDSMTVCQVIDASIDQMQANATNKVCDDHINTKSYIDTITYGSALIVGYILMGLIINTIGRKASISIGLTLAGACAIALIFIKDEVAIVVCFCLYLVLPGLCVSILSGAVVDLVPTHLRGKAVCICLMLGRTGSVFGSNIIGVLLESYCSLTFGVFSGFVLVCASLTLLLPI; this is translated from the exons ATGAGTTCGGAATCGGGTCAACAGGACGTTGAGTCGAAGCCCAAATCGGTTGGGAGTCCCAGTGCTGGTCACGAGTATGAGGATGTGCTTCAAATAATTG GCTTCGGGCGAGTGCAATGGATCGTCCTTTTGGCCGCAGGACTTCTCCTGATGATGGTCATAAACGAGACCATGGGAATGTCCTACATCACCATAGTATCCCAGTGCGACTTCGAGATGAATTCAATGGATAAGGCGGTTATGAGTGCTGCCAGTTTTATCG GCATATTCTGCTCATCCTACTTTTGGGGTTACCTAAGTGATACTATAGGCCGCAGACCAGTGCTGATCTATACGACGATTGCCGGCAATTTCTTATCCCTATGCTCCACTGTCATTCCGAACTACTGGCTGTATGTCTTTATCCGCTTCGGAGTTGGATTTTT CATTGCGGGAGCATCATCAACAACCTATGCGTATCTCGGGGAATTCTTCACTCCCCGTCATCGACCCATCGCCATCAACTACGCCAGTCTCTTCGTGGGAATATCAACCGTCTATGTTCCAG CTACCGCCTGGCTGATACTTTCGATGGACTGGAGTGTTAGTGTAACCGATGGCTTTGCACTGCGCCCTTGGAGATTGCTGACCATCTTTTACTTGCTGCCTGGTGTGGTGGGCACATTGATGTTGTGGTCACTTCCGGAGAGTCCCAAGATCCTAATGTCCTTGCACAAAACCGAAGAGGCTTTCGCGGCCGTCGATTGGATTGCAGTGACGAATTCGGGTAAACACTTGCACGAATTCAAGGTCCATAAACTGAAAACAGAAGATAACGCGAATGGTGAGAATATACTGCTCATATCCAAGTCAGC ATTTACAACAATCAAGAAAATGTGGAAGGAAACTTTGCCGCTTTTGAGGAGGCCTCACTTGCTGAACTTCGTCATCAGCTGTACCATTATGTGTGGTCTATTTTTCAG TTCTTCGGGCATGGGACTTTGGTATCCGGAAATTCAAAATCGATTGGGCTCAAATACAGCCGAAGATTCAATGACTGTTTGCCAAGTGATTGATGCGTCAATTGATCAAATGCAAGCGAATGCAACCAATAAA GTTTGCGACGACCACATAAACACCAAGAGCTATATAGACACCATCACCTATGGATCGGCCCTAATCGTTGGCTATATCTTGATGGGTCTCATTATCAACACGATTGGGCGCAAGGCCTCGATTTCCATTGGATTGACTTTGGCCGGAGCCTGTGCAATTGCACTGATCTTCATAAAGGACGAGGTGGCTATAGTGGTTTGCTTCTGCTTGTATCTGGTGCTGCCAGGACTGTGTGTCTCCATTCTGAGTGGAGCAGTCGTGGATCTGGTGCCCACCCACCTGCGGGGAAAAGCGGTCTGCATTTGTTTGATGTTGGGTCGCACGGGAAGTGTTTTCGGCAGTAATATCATCGGGGTGCTGCTGGAATCCTACTGCTCTCTTACTTTCGGAGTCTTCTCCGGGTTTGTTCTGG TATGTGCAAGTCTGACGTTGCTGTTACCAATTTAG
- the LOC122621273 gene encoding synaptic vesicle glycoprotein 2C, translated as MHSSLESNTLGPNVWDYDMVLEKIGYGKTQWVLLLVSGLLTITSVAAQQAMSIIVIASQCEFETTQAEKGVMMAASVTGIFLSTYIWGYISDDIGRRRVLLYGNFASNALQFVLMFVTSVWLFNIINLLVGISVGAVSAALYAYLSEFNIPRHRAVAINYSTMFVSVTAIYVPATAWLVLSSNWAITIGDFVFRPWRLLLLVSLLPGFIGGLILLYYPESPKFLLSQEKNSEAIEAVAWISKFNRGKSIHQVLNCDEFTLKSEDPVGENLLAESQGCGILSKICRATIPLFHKPHGFNFILCNLALFGMFFGSNGMQLWFPEIVNRSSGAENNSSTVCEILSVPVEQPNVTETLDCTDPISSKTYIDNLVVGFAFLIGFSIQGLILNPLGRKNVLLAALGVATLSGVLLHFMESPTGVLVLFCLYILLPGLSISIMIGAIVDLVPTHLRSKAVSFCMSLGRLGIIAATNLMGVMLQPYCNTTFAMFTCTLIVCIVIVHYLPIRNSA; from the exons ATGCACAGCTCACTGGAGAGCAATACCCTCGGTCCCAATGTCTGGGACTACGACATGGTACTGGAGAAGATAG GCTATGGCAAAACGCAGtgggtgctgctgctcgtcAGCGGACTGCTGACAATCACATCCGTTGCAGCCCAACAAGCCATGAGTATCATTGTCATCGCCTCGCAGTGCGAGTTCGAAACCACACAGGCGGAGAAGGGCGTGATGATGGCGGCTAGTGTTACAG GTATCTTCCTATCGACCTACATATGGGGTTACATCAGCGATGATATAGGGCGCCGCAGGGTTCTACTTTATGGCAACTTCGCTAGCAATGCCCTGCAGTTCGTGCTAATGTTCGTCACCAGCGTGTGGCTATTTAACATTATAAACCTTCTCGTTGGAATTAG TGTCGGCGCGGTGTCAGCAGCACTCTATGCATATCTAAGTGAATTCAATATACCACGACATCGCGCCGTGGCGATTAACTATTCGACAATGTTTGTCAGTGTTACGGCAATATATGTTCCAG CAACTGCTTGGTTGGTTCTCTCCTCGAACTGGGCCATCACCATCGGAGATTTTGTGTTTCGGCCATGGCGTTTGCTGTTGCTAGTTAGCCTGCTACCAGGATTTATTGGCGGCTTGATATTACTTTATTATCCCGAAAGCCCCAAGTTCCTGCTGTCCCAAGAAAAGAACAGCGAAGCAATTGAAGCCGTGGCTTGGATCAGTAAATTCAACAGGGGAAAATCCATACATCAAGTTCTGAACTGCGATGAATTTACACTGAAGTCCGAGGATCCAGTTGGCGAAAACTTGTTGGCCGAAAGTCAAGGATGTGGTATATTATCCAAAATATGCAGAGCTACCATTCCACTTTTCCATAAACCCCAtggatttaattttattctgTGTAACTTGGCTCTTTTCGGAATGTTTTTCGG ttcAAATGGAATGCAGCTTTGGTTTCCCGAAATTGTAAATCGTTCATCGGGTGCCGAAAATAATTCTTCTACAGTATGCGAAATTCTTAGCGTACCCGTAGAACAACCCAACGTAACAGAAACTTTG gaCTGCACCGATCCTATTAGTAGCAAAACCTATATAGACAACCTCGTTGTAGGTTTCGCATTTCTGATTGGATTCTCAATTCAAGGACTGATACTCAATCCTTTGGGTCGCAAAAACGTACTTTTAGCTGCCCTAGGCGTTGCAACATTAAGTGGAGTCCTTTTGCACTTCATGGAAAGTCCCACAGGAGTCCTTGTTCTCTTCTGCCTTTACATACTTCTGCCTGGactttcgatttcaattatgATTGGCGCCATTGTTGATTTGGTACCTACACATTTGAG GTCCAAGGCAGTTAGCTTCTGCATGTCTCTGGGAAGACTTGGGATCATTGCAGCTACGAACTTAATGGGAGTTATGCTGCAACCTTACTGCAACACAACATTTGCCATGTTTACATGCACTCTAATTG TGTGCATTGTTATCGTTCATTACCTACCGATTCGGAACTCAGCTTAA
- the LOC122620634 gene encoding uncharacterized protein LOC122620634: MIQKLAHRPNFSPLVVFMLLLIDQRLVVDSSVPVLQNPSDEYTKYVPIEELKLPEDQELVVRLPSNSLLKYTSYKDVSILHFDVPPDSRTAYFTFKAFEDPKSAFQRKCKPKDVTLHLKASSYPVISPENITFPKNFFTKDQRFKVYDLQFLSDEQQQRITIEGPHIGNWFAVAFVSWSDPNNDRIEQQGLAASCDTLLSAEMSVSRFRPIIINNGQEHQDNLTSHNLPALSGANMTSLKEAINTSRPLRSIPPKQPQPKAASKSQTEGKPSRAAQFQNITENHNSTPTANNEIIYRFYVPDDIGDATARITFDQVCDECPPVGFHVRANGYPLGGTDHNHGHGTIIRPNQTTEISIPFGVQPNSWHYALLTFANEADETELPAQGGNSQANHSLSYVLQIDYITEDADDLMRKPKSVQNNTNSSSANPWEPTKFRQMNFYSLLRQTYREFFMFDYDLRPDVNGTVPETLNLTAQTHSGFAFDLGEVSDIGGTLTFALSMKEAHRASLKMSPPTQSPDLGGILAERLIGDPKEEVVPAISTSSNQSMQIVVCMQLGEPGEPLYPDKCRYGQRLNQASIVVNNTESMGLVHVPFPESGRWYVTMGLFCHGSGTARVSIMDSVKEFIRKHQDMLADMRSPCDCAESIPRYTSCLKSPECLEAMNETETLKVKECMMDDKCSTNSKQMTRLFVEHHKAAMEQHVAVENCNTSVVFSVSSSPCVAGRCGRFGRCYHYMSGGFVFSTCVCSKGYRGWDCTEDSQVPTNMSILLATLLLTLSNLLFFPSIYMAVKRRYYTEGVIYFFAMFFSIFYHACDAGEDEYSFCLVKIGVLQFCDFYCGLLSIWVTLVAMAHVRSEFVSLLHMFGAILLAFGTELNKQSLWVFLAPALTGICLISTSWGLRCAKSRKLFPSRRYLSMWLPFGLTLVIAGLVCYAFLQTKQNYHIVHSIWHMVMALSILCLLPSRKSFLPKC, encoded by the exons ATGATTCAAAAACTCGCACATCGTCCCAACTTCAGTCCTCTGGTGGTCTTCATGTTACTGCTAATCGACCAGCGGCTAGTTGTGGACTCCAGTGTGCCAGTACTGCAAAATCCCTCGGATGAATACACCAAGTATGTGCCGATTGAGGAACTCAAATTGCCAGAGGATCAGGAACTGGTCGTCCGACTGCCGTCGAACTCGCTGCTCAAGTACACATCCTACAAGGATGTGTCCATCCTGCATTTTGATGTCCCGCCCGATTCGCGCACTGCCTACTTCACATTCAAGGCGTTCGAGGATCCCAAAAGTGCCTTTC AACGCAAGTGCAAGCCCAAGGATGTCACGCTGCATCTGAAGGCGAGCAGTTATCCAGTGATAAGTCCTGAGAACATAACCTTTCCCAAGAACTTCTTCACCAAGGATCAGAG ATTTAAGGTATACGACCTGCAGTTTCTATCcgatgagcagcagcagcgcattACCATTGAAGGACCTCACATAGGCAACTGGTTTGCGGTGGCCTTTGTGAGTTGGTCAGATCCCAATAATGACCGCATCGAACAGCAAG GACTCGCTGCCTCATGTGACACTCTCCTCTCCGCCGAGATGTCCGTTTCCCGATTCCGTCCGATAATCATAAACAACGGTCAGGAGCACCAGGACAACCTAACCAGTCATAATCTGCCCGCACTCAGTGGTGCCAATATGACCAGTTTAAAGGAAGCAATTAACACCTCCAGACCGCTGCGCTCCATTCCGCCCAAGCAGCCGCAACCGAAAGCCGCATCCAAATCCCAAACGGAGGGCAAACCCAGCAGAGCTGCTCAGTTTCAAAATATCACGGAAAACCACAACAGCACACCGACCGCAAACAATGAAATCATTTACAGATTCTATGTGCCAGACGACATAGGCGACGCTACCGCACGGATAACATTCGACCAAGTGTGCGACGAGTGTCCGCCGGTGGGCTTCCATGTGCGGGCCAATGGTTATCCACTGGGCGGTACGGATCACAATCATGGTCACGGCACCATCATCCGGCCAAACCAGACGACGGAAATCTCGATTCCCTTTGGCGTGCAGCCCAATTCGTGGCACTATGCCCTATTGACCTTTGCCAACGAGGCGGATGAAACGGAATTGCCGGCTCAGGGCGGCAATAGCCAAGCAAATCACAGCTTATCGTATGTCCTGCAAATTGATTACATAACCGAGGACGCGGATGACCTGATGCGGAAGCCCAAGAGCGTGCAAAACAACACCAACAGTTCGAGTGCAAATCCCTGGGAGCCAACCAAGTTCCGTCAAATGAACTTTTACTCGCTGCTGCGGCAAACGTACCGCGAATTCTTCATGTTCGACTACGATCTCCGGCCGGATGTGAATGGCACGGTGCCCGAAACCCTCAATCTTACGGCCCAAACCCATTCGGGATTCGCCTTCGATCTGGGCGAGGTGTCCGATATCGGCGGCACTCTAACCTTTGCCCTTTCCATGAAGGAGGCGCACCGCGCCAGCCTGAAGATGAGTCCGCCCACACAGTCGCCGGACTTGGGCGGCATCCTGGCCGAGCGTCTCATCGGAGATCccaaggaggaggtggtgccCGCCATCTCGACCAGCAGCAATCAGAGCATGCAGATTGTGGTCTGCATGCAGTTGGGTGAACCGGGAGAGCCGCTGTATCCGGACAAGTGTCGCTACGGACAACGGCTGAATCAGGCCTCCATCGTTGTGAACAACACGGAGAGCATGGGTCTGGTCCACGTGCCATTCCCCGAGAGCGGACGATG GTATGTGACCATGGGGCTGTTCTGCCACGGATCCGGAACCGCACGGGTGTCCATCATGGACAGCGTCAAGGAGTTCATCAGAAAGCACCAGGACATGTTGGCGGACATGCGTTCCCCGTGCGACTGTGCTGAATCCATTCCCCGCTACACCAGCTGCTTGAAGTCTCCAGAATGCCTGGAGGCGATgaacgaaaccgaaaccctCAAGGTGAAGGAGTGCATGATGGACGACAAATGCAGCACCAACTCCAAGCAGATGACACGGCTCTTCGTGGAACACCACAAGGCGGCGATGGAGCAGCATGTGGCGGTGGAGAACTGCAACACTTCGGTGGTCTTTTCGGTGTCCTCCAGTCCGTGCGTGGCCGGCAGATGTGGACGCTTCGGTAGGTGCTATCACTACATGTCCGGCGGATTCGTCTTCTCCACGTGCGTCTGCTCGAAGGGCTATCGCGGCTGGGATTGCACGGAGGACTCACAGGTGCCCACCAACATGTCCATCCTGCTGGCCACTCTGCTGCTTACGCTGAGCAACCTGCTATTCTTCCCGAGCATCTACATGGCGGTCAAGAGGCGCTACTACACCGAGGGCGTCATCTACTTCTTCGCCATGTTCTTCTCGATCTTCTATCACGCCTGCGACGCCGGCGAGGATGAGTACAGCTTCTGTCTGGTGAAGATCGGTGTGCTGCAGTTCTGCGACTTCTACTGCGGCTTGCTGAGCATCTGGGTGACCCTGGTGGCCATGGCCCATGTCCGGTCGGAGTTCGTCTCACTGCTGCACATGTTTGGAGCCATCCTGCTGGCCTTTGGCACGGAGCTGAATAAGCAGAGCTTGTGGGTGTTTTTGGCACCGGCGCTAACGGGGATCTGCCTGATCTCGACCAGCTGGGGTCTTCGATGTGCCAAGTCTCGCAAGCTGTTCCCTTCGAGGAGATACCTGTCCATGTGGCTGCCCTTTGGACTGACCCTCGTCATCGCCGGTCTGGTGTGCTATGCCTTTCTGCAGACCAAGCAAAACTATCACATCGTCCACTCCATCTGGCACATGGTGATGGCGTTGAGCATCCTGTGCCTGCTGCCCTCCAGAAAGTCCTTCCTGCCGAAGTGCTAG
- the LOC122620355 gene encoding alpha-1,2-mannosyltransferase ALG9, whose amino-acid sequence MAPPAARARYIANKADNQILSKKPPKRPGLNGNNKAKEAAPAGKKKDKDAKKRKQPSSGVQEKGIPNPIMPSVQTAFKTFVSARLCSAIWAYIADCDETFNYWEPLHYIINGHGLQTWEYSPQFGLRSYTYLLLQGVPGYLYQKLFNPSPILIFYMVRCMLGFGCAVMERYMYKSICQEFGIHIGRLWLIFQLFSVGMFVSSTALLPSSFSMYFGCAALAAWWQQNYCFAIFLTAISALLGWPFAALIGIPLVLEMLLRQRDWKTFVQWTLISGATVAIPMIAIDTSYFGKLTFAPLNIVWYNVFTSHGPNIFGTEPLSYYIINGFLNFNIIWLLALQLPIMLVMDYLIVPAKSKSTLNFPHYISLAPLYLWLLVFFAQPHKEERFLFPVYPLISLCGAITVDVYQRIFFRFKSLVFKIKAGVHYLDHSMFIAILVMVTSTLLGLSRVFALYRNYHAPMDLMLELNQFKATPQYDPDVIYNVCIGKDWHRYPGSFFFPAKNFRLRFLKSEFRGMLPAYYDEGQNATKVVQPYFNDLNQENEHMYFDYDRCDFLVDFDEGKYTALEPNYSKRSKDWSVMKSLPFLIPEKSHKVLRAFYVPFLTDNHIQYGDFNLLKRKTKRNGR is encoded by the exons ATGGCGCCTCCGGCTGCGCGCGCCCGCTACATAGCCAACAAGGCGGACAACCAGATTCTCTCAAAGAAGCCGCCCAAAAGACCAGGCCTGaatggcaacaacaaggcCAAGGAAGCCGCACCGGCCGGCAAAAAGAAGGATAAGGATGCCAAAAAGCG CAAACAACCTAGTAGTGGTGTCCAGGAGAAGGGGATTCCCAATCCCATAATGCCCAGTGTTCAGACCGCCTTCAAAACCTTCGTGAGTGCCCGCTTGTGCAGCGCCATTTGGGCGTACATAGCCGACTGCGACGAAACTTTCAACTACTGGGAGCCGCTGCACTACATCATCAATGGCCATGGCCTCCAGACGTGGGAGTACAGCCCGCAGTTTGGACTCCGCTCGTACACGTACCTCTTGCTGCAGGGCGTGCCCGGATACCTTTACCAAAAGTTGTTCAATCCCAGTCCCATTCTCATCTTCTACATGGTGAGATGTATGTTGGGTTTCGGTTGTGCCGTGATGGAGCGATATATGTACAA gTCCATTTGCCAGGAGTTTGGAATTCACATCGGTCGTCTGTGGCTGATATTCCAGCTCTTTAGTGTGGGCATGTTTGTGTCCAGCACCGCTCTACTGCCCTCCTCCTTTTCCATGTACTTCGGTTGTGCTGCCCTAGCCGCCTGGTGGCAACAAAACTACTGTTTTGCCATATTCCTGACAGCAATATCCGCTTTGCTGGGTTGGCCATTTGCTGCGCTTATTGGCATTCCGCTGGTGCTGGAGATGCTGCTTAGACAGCGGGATTGGAAGACCTTTGTTCAGTGGACCCTGATATCGGGCGCTACGGTTGCCATTCCCATGATTGCCATTGATACCAGCTACTTTGGCAAACTGACATTTGCTCCTTTAAATATTGTTTGGTACAATGTGTTCACCAGCCACGGACCAAACATATTTGGCACGGAACCACTAAGTTACTACATCATCAATGGTTTCCTTAACTTCAATATTATTTGG CTCCTGGCACTTCAACTACCCATAATGCTGGTCATGGACTATTTGATTGTACCAGCCAAATCAAAGTCGACGTTAAATTTCCCCCACTACATCTCGCTGGCTCCTCTGTACCTGTGGCTTCTCGTCTTCTTTGCCCAACCGCATAAGGAAGAGCGCTTTCTGTTTCCCGTATATCCTCTAATCTCGCTTTGTGGAGCCATCACTGTGGATGTGTATCAGCGTATTTTCTTCCGCTTCAAATCGCTGGTATTCAAAATTAAGGCGGGCGTTCACTATCTGGACCACAGCATGTTCATTGCCATTCTGGTAATGGTGACCAGCACATTGTTAGGACTTTCCAGAGTGTTTGCCCTGTACAGGAACTACCACGCTCCGATGGATTTGATGCTGGAGCTGAACCAGTTTAAGGCGACTCCACAGTACGACCCGGATGTGATATACAACGTGTGCATTGGCAAAGACTGGCATCGATATCCGGGCAGCTTCTTCTTTCCCGCCAAAAACTTCCGGCTTCGTTTTCTGAAGTCCGAGTTCCGGGGCATGCTCCCTGCGTACTATGACGAAGGCCAAAATGCTACTAAAGTAGTGCAACCGTATTTTAACGATCTCAACCAGGAAAATGAACACATGTACTTTGATTACGACCGTTGCGATTTCCTTGTCGATTTTGATGAAGGAAAGTATACGGCTCTGGAACCCAACTATTCGAAACGATCCAAAGATTGGTCGGTGATGAAGAGCCTGCCCTTCCTCATTCCGGAGAAGTCGCACAAGGTGTTGCGAGCCTTCTATGTGCCATTCCTGACCGACAATCACATTCAGTACGGAGACTTCAACCTGCTCAAGCGAAAGACGAAACGAAATGGCAGGTAA
- the LOC122620637 gene encoding SAYSvFN domain-containing protein 1 — translation MADFQEQLRQYRAQKKRKETVDNFKDKLRRFWMLGTGANKDTTIEVQQVPTKFEAIAENSHDEAASSSESELQPEEQPTRNTDHHHRENNCLKYTLWAVYLLFWITLYVIAIKLSFGLVFLMFSALFGIYFNTRTEPKKRNEMSAYSVFNKNCESIDGTLKAEQFEREIRYGSGSVR, via the exons ATGGCTGATTTCCAAGAACAGCTGCGACAGTATCGCGCTCAGAAAAAGAGGAAGGAAACGGTGGACAACTTCAAGGACAAACTACGGAGATTCTGGATGTTGGGCACCGGTGCTAACAAAGATACCACAATAGAGGTACAACAG GTACCTACCAAGTTTGAAGCTATCGCGGAAAACTCACACGATGAGGCTGCCAGCTCCAGTGAAAGTGAACTGCAGCCGGAGGAACAGCCCACCAGAAACACGGATCATCACCACAGGGAAAACAACTGCCTAAAGTACACCCTCTGGGCTGTCTATCTGCTGTTCTGGATAACTCTCTACGTGATTGCCATAAAGCTGAGCTTCGGATTGGTTTTCCTCATGTTCTCCGCCCTCTTTGGCATCTACTTCAACACCCGGACGGAGCCAAAGAAACGGAACGAGATGAGCGCCTACAGCGTCTTCAACAAGAACTGCGAGAGTATAGACGGCACCTTGAAGGCCGAGCAGTTCGAAAGGGAAATCCGCTACGGATCGGGAAGTGTACGATAG